The Nitrospira sp. genomic interval AGATGAACAGAAAGACCGCGCCGACCACATAGACAATGGGGGAGACGAAGTAACCGCGCAGTTCTTTGGCGATGATGGCCTGCACCGGTGTCATAATAGGCTACGCCTCTGTCTTTTCGGCTGAGACCATGCTGACGGCGGCCTCAGGCGGTTCGGAGAGGTGGTCTTCGTGGCGCGTGAGCTGGAGGAAGACGTCTTCCAACGTCATCGACACGGTGCGGAGCTCAAGCAATCCCCACTGGCTCAACACGGCTACACGTGCGATCTCGTCCCGCAGATCACGGCCCAGCTCGCATTCGAGAAGAAAGCTCCCTCCTGCCTGTCCGGGAAAAACATTGAGCACGCCGGGAATCGCGCGAAGTTTCATCTCGCAGTCCGCTGGGCATGCCTTGAGGGTAATCGAAACTTTCTCCGATTGACGCAATCGGGCCGATAACTGTTCAGGGGTATCTTCCGCAACGATACGGCCTTGATTGATGATGACAACCCGTTGGCAGACTGCGGTCGCTTCCGGAAGGATATGGGTGCTGAGAATTACGGAATGCGAGCCGGCCAGGCTCTTGATGAGCTCTCGGATTTCAATGATCTGCTTGGGGTCAAGGCCGACCGTTGGTTCGTCAAGGATCAACACCGGGGGATCGTGTAAGAGCGCTTGCGCCAGCCCTACGCGCTGACGATAACCGCGAGACAGGTTGCCGATCAACCGATGGCGGACGGAGCCCAGCTCAAGTCGTCCAATTGATTGGTCGAGCGCAGACGAGAGTTTCGGTCCCGTGATTCCACGGAGTCGGCCGACAAAAGTCAGATATTCCGCCACTGTGAGTTCTTGATAGACCGGCGGTGTTTCCGGCAGGTAGCCGATTTGCCGTTTCACTTCCAATGGCTGGTCGGCGCAATCAAACCCCGCTACGCGTGCCGTGCCTTCGGTCGCCGGCATGAAGCACGTTAAGATCCGCATGGTGGTTGTTTTGCCCGCCCCGTTGGGACCAAGGAACGCCAGCACCTCGCCCTTGGCCACCGAGAAGGTGACGCGATCAATGGCGGTGTGATGCCCGTAGCGCTTGGTGATGTTGTGAACGTCGATCACGAATGTGGTATCGGTGTGAACAATTGCGGAGAATGGAGTGGTACCGCTCTCGAAACTACACCATATTCCTTGACGGAGGATCTTACTCACTCCGTTCAAAGCAGTCAATATAGGGGTAGTAGGATGAGTATCACGCCTGATGGGTCATCTACGCAATGTCGGGAGCCTGATCGCTGAACGATGTCTCCCTGTCGTTTCCGGATCCGTATGATCTACACAGGTGTTGAATTTAAATCCTGGCTCGTTTATATAGAAGCCTATCCGTTGAATTTTCCCCACAGTCATCCTCTCGCTTACAGAGAGGAGCTCCATACGGAAGTGGGGGAGCCGAGTACTCCAGTCGGTATTGTCGAAGTCCCATACCTTTTATACCCTGACTCGACCAGTGGTCTCGTTGTTACCGTCAAGAGGGAGGGGATACCCAGCATGCAGACTGAGCTTCATCACAGTCGGCTTTCGTCGTCGTCCACATCCTTTGCGATCATCCTATGCTTATCATTGGGGGCCTGCTCGTGGGTTCCCAAAGGGGATATGCAATTGGATATTGGGATCAAAGATCGAGGAGTCGCTTCGTGGTACGGTGAACAGTTTCATGGCAGACAAGCGGCGAACGGCGAGTTGTTCGATATGGAAGCGCTGACGGCTGCTCATCGGACCATGCCTCTCGGCAGCGTGGTGCGTGTGGTGAATTTGACGAATGGTAAGCATCTCTATGTCCGGATCACGGACCGTGGTCCTTATGAGAAAGGGCGGATTCTCGATCTTTCCCATGGTGCGGCTGTCCAGTTGGGTGTGGAGCATAAAGGGGTGGCCTATGTGCAGGTTGAGATTGTCGGCGAACGCCGCCCGGAGCTGATGCTGCTATCAGAACAATTCTCAGATCGAACTGCCTCGCTTCTTGTTGGTGCGCAGCCGTGGACCCATCGGGCGTCGCCTGGGATGGCTTCTCCGGCTAGAAATTTCCTTGGCGATCTCTGGATTGCAAGGCGGAATCGCTGGGCTGTTGCCATGCTCGCGGTCACTCATCCTGTCGGCACTCCGGTCGCCTCGTTGCTCCTCAACTAAGGTCTATCTGGATGATTACCATCAGCGGACCTCCCGGCCCGCTGGTTTGTCGGCCACGCACTCCTGTAATTGTATACGCGCGATGATGACCATACTGGTCTCATCCAGGTTGACAGTGTGCAAAGCTCTCCACTAGACTGCATCGTTCCCATCAGTAGCTGACAATACGTGAGTTTATCGAAGGGGAGGCATGGAGCGATGGCCAAGAAGCGCGCAGAGGAACCAGATGAAGTGAAGTTGAAGAAGAAGATCGGCGTAAAGCTGACCGATCAAGGCAACCAGGAGGGAGGCGCCGATCTCCGCTCACTGAAGAAACGATTGAAGAGGGAACAGCGTAAACGGCGGGCACTGGTGCAGCGGAAGAAACGAGCGGCCGGAAGCAAAGGCGCAGCAGCTACCTCTGCATAGGCCTAGTCTTTTCGTGGTGACAGTCATGCCAGGCTCTGATTCCATGGAAGAAGAACCGAAACATCCTCCCCAGGGCATCAACCCTCTCACCCAGCAAGCTGGTGACGAGCCGCTGGCCGGTGGTGTAGCCGATCAGATGCTGGCTGTGTCTTCCGCTATCGATGAGAGAGCGGGTAGTCAAGATACGGTCGCGCTTGATGAAGAGCAGGTCAAGGATGAGATCGACATTCAGGTCGATCTGCTGAGTGATCCTGACTGGGTGGTCCGCCGCGAAGCGGTCATTACTCTGGGCGAGATGGGTGATGAACGGTGTGTCGAACCGCTGGCCCGCGCGCTACGCGACGGTGACTGGCAGGTTCGAGAGGTCGCTATCGAGGCGATGGGGCAGGTAGGCTCTCCCGCCGTCGAGACTCTTCTCAAATTGCTCCGCGACTGGGAAGTACGAAAATACGCGATTGCTGCGCTCGGGAAAATCCGTGACGAACGGGTCCTTGATCCCTTGATGCTTCAGCTTCGGAACGATGAGTTTAAAGACGATGCCATTGATGCTTTGGTCGTACTGGGTGAGCCGTCCGTCGAGAGGCTGATCGGTGCCCTTCGTGATAAGGACGAAAATGTCCGTAAGTGTGCCGTCCTCGCGTTGGGGCGGATCAAGAGCGGTGAGGCCATTGATCCCCTGATCGGGATGCTCGGTCATAAAGACTGGTTTACGCGGTTGACGGCTGCCGCCGCGTTGGAGTCGATCGGTGACGAGCGGGGCCGCGAGGCGATGAAGCCCTTGCTCAAGGATTCCGATATGGTGGTTAAGATGCGGGTGGAGCGAATTCTAGCGAAGTGGAAGACTCAACCGGCCAACGCCTGAGTTATTTATTCAAGAGTTGATTCATATTCTGCTGGAGATCGTCCAGCTTTTTCATTGACACCTGTTTTCCCGTCACAATTTCCAACTTCACCTCCCGCAGCGATCCGGCCATGTCTCGTAGCGCATTGGTTGCATCGTCGGACTTGGTTCCTTTTGTGGCGGCTTCCACGGCTGTGATAGCTTCGGCTATTTCTTTCGCTGCGTCACCGAAATTACGATCGACGAGGTGCGCCTTCGCTTGGACCAATCGAGACTTCGCATCCACGAGTCCCTGACGCCTGCGGAGATCGCGCTCGATTCCAAGGGTCGTATCCAACACGTTTCTGGACATATCCTTCAATGACTGTTGCAGTTCTGCGACGGTTCGCTGAAGCGTTCCGACGGGCCGTTGTCCGAGATAGTAGCCCGCTCCGAATGCCCCAATGAGCAGCAAGACAACAGCAAAAAATTTAACCATCGCGGTCCTCGGTTAGTGGCGACGTTTGGATGAGCTTAACCGGGTCAACTGTTGGAGCAGGCTGTTCGCACTCGCAATACGCACGGCCTCATCCGAATCTTGTAAGCCCTTTACTAGGAGCGGGATGGCACTCTCGCTGCTTTTCCGCAATCCCTTGGCGGCCATCAGGCGAGGAAGTGGCTGCTGGTCCTGTAAGAGCGTGTGGAGAACCGCCAGGGCGTCTTTCTCGGAGGAAGCACTCAAGGCCTGTGCCGCTGCGCCACGGATAGAAGGGTCGGAATGCCCAGCCAACTCTGTGGCTAGCGTGAGGGCGGAGGGATCGCCCAGGCGAATCAATCCCTCTGTGGCGCTGGCACGGACATGACTATTCGGGTCTCTCGTGAGTGCCTGCAGCAAGGGCCGATTGTCCTTGATGCCGAGCCTTCCAAGACTTGCCGCAGCGACACCGCGAACCATCGCTATCTCGTCCCCGATTGCGTGGGTGAGCGGAGCCACGCCGCTAGCGGAGCCAAATTCTCCCAGTGCTCCGGCAGCGAACGCGCGTACCGATGGATCAGGATCATACACAGCTTGGGAGAGGATCGCCAGGCTGGCCGGACGTTTGAGGCGTCCCAATACCCCCAGTGCGGCCATCCTCGTCTCTGGGTCCGGCAGGGTCGCGGCGCTGGTGATATCGTCCAGCTTTTCCGTATGCCCCAGTTTGAACAGGGCGGCGTAGGCGAAGATGGCCTCAGGCCCATCTTCAGTTCGAGCGATATCCAGAAACGGCTGCTGAACGTCAGTGGCTTGTGCTTCCCCGAGCGCCGTCATCGCAGCGATACGGACGGTCGGCATGTCATCCCGCAACGCGCGACGCACGGCGCCGGATTTCGCTGCGAGTCCGGCTTTTCCGATCGCCTCGACCGCGCGCGCGCGTACGACTACCGACGCGTCCAGTAAGCCATCCTCTAAAATTGCCGAGGTCTCAGGCAAGCCCAATTCCGCAAGAGCCGAGTAGGCCGCAATACGAACATGCTCTTTTCGGTCTCGAACGTGGCCGGTGATCACTCCGAGTGCCAATGGGCGAAGCAGCGAAGCATCGGAGGGTTGCCCCGTCTGGTTCAATTTCGCATGGATGGCCAGGGCTTCGTCTGTTCGTCCAAGTCGGACATAGCTCAGCAAGGAGAGCCGGAGGAATGCGGTCGAGGGTGTCACGTCCGGTGGAAGACCTCGGTAGAGAGCGGTCACTTCGGGGTAGTCGCCGGCCTTGAAGAGGGCCGCGGCTTTCGATTCGACCGTGGCAGGGGCTCCTGCCGATGCAGGAAGGAGAGGCGCTGTGCTGAGAATCAGCATGAGCGCGCCAATGATACGCGTCATGGCAGTCGGGGTGACGCCCTGGTCGCGTATCAGCGAGCGATCCGCTGCGTCGAACCGAGTCACCATGTCGTCGGTGGCCGCGCCGTGGCGGCGCGGTACATCAGACCAACATAGTCCTTCAGCATGCGCGTGGTACAGAACTGGGGCGCGATGGTACGGATACATTCCTTGACCATCTGGAGCCAGCCTCGAGGGATCCCGTCACGATCACGCTGATAGAACAGCGGCACAGCCTCTTGTTCCAATACGCGATAGAGCTGTTCGGCATCATGATCATCCTGCGCCTTCGTGTCGGCCTGTTCGCTGAGTGGCTGGATGCCCCACCCGTTGGCTCCATTATATCCTTCCACCCACCAGCCATCGACGACGCTGAGATTCAACACGCCGTTCAGGGCGGCTTTCATGCCGCTGGTGCCGCTGGCTTCCATCGGAAAGCGTGGGGTGTTCAACCAAATGTCGACGCCCTGGACAAGATATTTCGCCATATGCATCTCGTAGTTTTCCAAGAACGCAACGCGACCGCCTAGCTTGTGGTCATGGCAGAAGTTCAGTACTTCGTGAATGAAGTATCGCCCCGGTTCATCGGCCGGGTGGGCCTTTCCGGCGAAGATGAGTTGGACCGGCCGCCAGCGGTCTTGGAGGAGTGCTTTCAGTCGTTCCAGGTCTCGAAAGAGCAAGGTGGCCCGTTTGTACGTCGCAAACCGCCTGGCAAAGCCAATGGTCAAAGCCTCGGGATCCAGGAGTGTGCCGCGTGTGAGTACTTGAGACGGCTGAAGATGTCCATGCATCCAGCCACCTCGAGCTCGTTCACGGATAAACCCCATCAGTTTCCGCTTCATCGCTTGTCGGGCCGCCCACAGCTCGTGGTCGGGAACGTCCATCACCCGCTGCCACATGGCTGGATCATCGCAGGTATCGGTCCAGGTTGGGCTGAGCGACTTGCTGTAGAGATGGTGTAGCTCCGGCGAGACCCACGTTGGCGCATGAATGCCGTTGGTCACGCTGCGGATGGGGACTTGGTCGGCCGGCAACCCCGGCCAGAAGTGTTGCCACATCTCTCGTGAGACGCGGCCATGTTCGCGGCTGACGCCGTTGACGTGGGCCGACAGGCGCATGACTAGCGCCGTCATATTAAAGCCGTGTCCGTGCGACTCGGGAGTTTCTCCAAGGCGGAGGAACTCGTCACGCGAGAGGCTCAGTTGTTCCCAATAACCGGCAAAGTATCGATCCATCAGATGGTGCGGGAAGACATCGTGCCCGGCCGGTACAGGGGTGTGCGTGGTGAAGACGGTGCTCTGACGGACCAGCTCGCAGGCTTCGGCATGGGACGACCCCTTTTGAACAAACTCACGTACCCGCTCCAAGGTGAGGAAGGCCGAGTGCCCTTCGTTGGCATGCCAGATCGATGGCGAGATATTGAGCGCGCGTAACATGCGCACGCCGCCGATCCCCAATAAGATCTCCTGACAGAGGCGCATTTCTTGGTCCCCACCGTAGAGACGGGCGGAGAGGGCCCGATCCTCCGGGCTGTTTTCCGGCACGTCCGTATCGATGAGAAAGAGCGAGATTCTCCCCACCAGCACTTTCCAGACAGTCGCGGTCACCCGGCGGCCGCCCATCTCGACGGCAAACCGGCACGGCTCTCCCGACGGAGTCAGGGCCAGATGAACCGGAGATTCGTCGCGGTTGAACGGGGCATAGGCCGCCTCTTGCCACCCTTCTGGCGTGATTCGCTGGCGGAAATATCCCTGCGGGTACATGAATCCGATTCCGACGAATGACAAGCCAATGTCGCTCGCCTCCTTACAATGGTCTCCGGCCAAGATTCCGAGACCACCGCTATAAATGGGTACGGAGGCATGCAATCCAAATTCGGCCGAGAAGTACGCAATCGTCGACTTCGTCAGATTAGTATGGTGTGTCCCGACCCAACTTTTCTTGTTGGCCAGATATTCGTCAAACAGGCGGAACACTGCCGAGTATTGGCGGAGAAACGACGGGTCTTCGGCCAAGTGCGTGAACCGGTCTGGACTGACATCGGACAGAAGCTTGACCGGATTATGGTGCGTGAGAAACCACAGAGTCGGATCGATCACCTCGAACAGTTGGCGAGCTTCCAACGTCCAGCTCCACCAGAGATTTTGTGCTAGCTCGGGTAGACGATTGAGGGTTTGCGGGAGAGAGCTGTTTACCGCGTTAGAAGAATCCACAAGCACTCCTTTGGTCAAGATCAGGTAATCAGGATCGGCTCATGACGGGCGATCACCGGTTGCGATCAGGCGTGCCCAGCCTTATGCCACGAGGCCCAGTCTTTGGAGAATGCCACGGCGGCATAACGTTCGCCAAGGATTTTTGCAACCCGGTTCAGGAGTTTAGAGAGTTGCTGCAGCTCGGATGTGGTGAGGTCCTCACGGAACCGGGGGTGGAGTCCCCACCGGGTCTCCACTTCTTCGCCCGACACGCTCGACATCAAACTGACCAGCTTGATCTCCTGGCCGGTCGACTTATTCTGTTCCGTCGATATCTCGACAGCTGGAAGCACAATCTGCGACGGTTCCTGAGAGGGAGGAGCTTGTCCTTGCAGGACTGCGCTGAGCGCCGGCACGACCGCGCTGGCGCAGAGCGTCGCCGCGGAACTGAGCCGCGCGTTGCCGGCTGCGCCGAGGCCCTCGGCGACTTTGTCGCCGAAGTCGCGGAACATCTCGTTCTTCGTCTTGGAGTCTTCGGTGATCAGGAACTTGTAGTGCTCGTACGCCTGCCGACTCTCCGATACGGTCGTGCCGATGGTCATGACGATTTCCATCTGATCCGCATTGTTCCCGAACGCTGGTTCCAGCGCACGTTTTAGCTGTTGGGTGACGGCATCTTCCAGCCCGTTCATGAACTCCAACTGGTCTTTCAACGGGATGTGCAGGGCCACCAGCCGGTCCGTGAGATTGAACATAATCTTGAGGAATTCGAGGTAGATGCCCCACTCCTCTTGCCGCTTGAGCTTGAGCGCCTGCTCAGGCGCCGTGCGCTTCATCATCGTGACCGACTCGCCTGATACGGCGAGCATCAGTTCAGCCAGCTGGCGAAGTTGGTCTTGGTATGCAGTATTAGCGGTGGCCATAGGTTTGCTCAAGAGCAGGGGGGATTATAGCGGAGACGAGAGTGGTATTTAAAGCGAGGAAGGAATGGATGAGCTACCAGGGTGTGAACGGTACAGGCTGTGAAGCTCCTGTAAGATCGCTTTTTGCCTTTTTAACTGGCACACATCCATCTGTGTTGCCCTTGCTCACCCCATCCGATAGAGTGAGCCCTGCGGAATCAGAGGGCTCTCCAAATGGAATTCAGCTCAGTGCGAAATGCGGAGTCGGAGCCTCGGGTTCAGGTCTTGCCGCGTGATGAGGCGCGCGAGCATCTGATCACCATTGCGGACATGCTCGCCAAGGTGATGGATACCACGATCAGGATTCCCGGTACGTCGTGGCATATCGGGTTGGATCCGTTGCTCGGACTGATTCCCGGCATCGGTGATGTTCTGGCCAATCTCATCGGCACGGTGATTCTCGGGCTGGCGACGCGCTTGCAACTTCCTCGGATTGTCCTGGCCCGCATGAGTCTCAATCTGCTCATCAACGGGACGATTGGGGCAGTGCCAATTGCCGGAGATCTGTTCTCAATCTGGTTTAAGAGTCACACGAGAAATGCTGCACTGCTTCGTGAAGCCGCCATGAAGCTGGATCGCGAAACCCATGCTGATTGGTTTTATGTGGCCGGTATCATCGGGGGCACGGTGGTGCTCTTGCTAGCAACTATTGCCTTTGTCGTGTGGTTGACCTTTAACATTTGGGCAATGGTCGCTGGATAGGAAAGGGAAGTCGAGTGTGGTATACAACGACCTTTTCTGAATAACGAAAATTAGCGGCTACTCTCTTCGAATACCTTCATGGAACGAGACGTCAAAACCTATGTACTGAAGCGACCTACTGAGGACGCCGTGCCGCGCAAGTTGTCGATCGACTACGCAGCGGCGCTGAATTCTCAGCAGCTGGCTGCGGTGACGGCGGGTGATGGGCCGTCGTTAGTCATTGCGGGAGCTGGGAGTGGCAAGACGCGCACGCTGGTCTATCGCGTCGCGTATCTGATCGACTCCGGCGTGGATCCGTCGAACATTCTCTTGCTGACGTTCACGCGCAAGTCTTCACAGGAAATGTTGGAACGTGCTGGCGATCTGATCGGGACGAGCAGCCAGCGGGTCTGTGGCGGGACGTTTCACTCCGTTGCGAACATGCTATTGCGCCGCAATGGCCGGTCGATCGGCATTGAGCCTGGGTTCACAATCCTGGATCGTGGCGATGCGGAAGACTTGATCGCTCTTGTGCGAGCGCAGCAGGGGCTCAACGAAAAAGATAAGCGGTTTCCCCGCAAGGGGACGATCATGGAAATGATTAGCAAGAGTGAAAACACCTTGCGCAGCCTCGACGAGATTATCCTAGAAGAGTTCAGCCACTTCTCGGATCATTCGGAAGATCTCGGTCGGTTGCAGAAGGCGTATCAAGCTGCGAAGCGACAGAAACAGCTGTTGGATTACGATGATCTCCTGGTCATGCTGCGGCAGTTGTTGTTGCTGGACGAGACGGCACGCACACATATTTCCCGCCAGTATCGCTATATCCTCGTCGATGAGTATCAAGATACGAACCGGTTGCAGGCCGAAGTTATCCGTCAGCTGGCGACGACGCATCAGAATGTGATGGTGGTTGGGGATGATTCGCAGTCGATCTATGCGTTCCGGGGTGCGACCTTTAAAAATATCATGGATTTTCCAGTGCTGTTCCCGGGCACGACGATTTATAAACTTGAAGAAAATTATCGCAGCACCCAGCCGATCTTGAACCTCGCAAACTGCATTATCGATGAAG includes:
- a CDS encoding ATP-binding cassette domain-containing protein; its protein translation is MIDVHNITKRYGHHTAIDRVTFSVAKGEVLAFLGPNGAGKTTTMRILTCFMPATEGTARVAGFDCADQPLEVKRQIGYLPETPPVYQELTVAEYLTFVGRLRGITGPKLSSALDQSIGRLELGSVRHRLIGNLSRGYRQRVGLAQALLHDPPVLILDEPTVGLDPKQIIEIRELIKSLAGSHSVILSTHILPEATAVCQRVVIINQGRIVAEDTPEQLSARLRQSEKVSITLKACPADCEMKLRAIPGVLNVFPGQAGGSFLLECELGRDLRDEIARVAVLSQWGLLELRTVSMTLEDVFLQLTRHEDHLSEPPEAAVSMVSAEKTEA
- a CDS encoding septal ring lytic transglycosylase RlpA family protein — encoded protein: MSPCRFRIRMIYTGVEFKSWLVYIEAYPLNFPHSHPLAYREELHTEVGEPSTPVGIVEVPYLLYPDSTSGLVVTVKREGIPSMQTELHHSRLSSSSTSFAIILCLSLGACSWVPKGDMQLDIGIKDRGVASWYGEQFHGRQAANGELFDMEALTAAHRTMPLGSVVRVVNLTNGKHLYVRITDRGPYEKGRILDLSHGAAVQLGVEHKGVAYVQVEIVGERRPELMLLSEQFSDRTASLLVGAQPWTHRASPGMASPARNFLGDLWIARRNRWAVAMLAVTHPVGTPVASLLLN
- a CDS encoding HEAT repeat domain-containing protein, which translates into the protein MPGSDSMEEEPKHPPQGINPLTQQAGDEPLAGGVADQMLAVSSAIDERAGSQDTVALDEEQVKDEIDIQVDLLSDPDWVVRREAVITLGEMGDERCVEPLARALRDGDWQVREVAIEAMGQVGSPAVETLLKLLRDWEVRKYAIAALGKIRDERVLDPLMLQLRNDEFKDDAIDALVVLGEPSVERLIGALRDKDENVRKCAVLALGRIKSGEAIDPLIGMLGHKDWFTRLTAAAALESIGDERGREAMKPLLKDSDMVVKMRVERILAKWKTQPANA
- a CDS encoding HEAT repeat domain-containing protein produces the protein MYPYHRAPVLYHAHAEGLCWSDVPRRHGAATDDMVTRFDAADRSLIRDQGVTPTAMTRIIGALMLILSTAPLLPASAGAPATVESKAAALFKAGDYPEVTALYRGLPPDVTPSTAFLRLSLLSYVRLGRTDEALAIHAKLNQTGQPSDASLLRPLALGVITGHVRDRKEHVRIAAYSALAELGLPETSAILEDGLLDASVVVRARAVEAIGKAGLAAKSGAVRRALRDDMPTVRIAAMTALGEAQATDVQQPFLDIARTEDGPEAIFAYAALFKLGHTEKLDDITSAATLPDPETRMAALGVLGRLKRPASLAILSQAVYDPDPSVRAFAAGALGEFGSASGVAPLTHAIGDEIAMVRGVAAASLGRLGIKDNRPLLQALTRDPNSHVRASATEGLIRLGDPSALTLATELAGHSDPSIRGAAAQALSASSEKDALAVLHTLLQDQQPLPRLMAAKGLRKSSESAIPLLVKGLQDSDEAVRIASANSLLQQLTRLSSSKRRH
- a CDS encoding glycosyltransferase family 1 protein; translation: MLVDSSNAVNSSLPQTLNRLPELAQNLWWSWTLEARQLFEVIDPTLWFLTHHNPVKLLSDVSPDRFTHLAEDPSFLRQYSAVFRLFDEYLANKKSWVGTHHTNLTKSTIAYFSAEFGLHASVPIYSGGLGILAGDHCKEASDIGLSFVGIGFMYPQGYFRQRITPEGWQEAAYAPFNRDESPVHLALTPSGEPCRFAVEMGGRRVTATVWKVLVGRISLFLIDTDVPENSPEDRALSARLYGGDQEMRLCQEILLGIGGVRMLRALNISPSIWHANEGHSAFLTLERVREFVQKGSSHAEACELVRQSTVFTTHTPVPAGHDVFPHHLMDRYFAGYWEQLSLSRDEFLRLGETPESHGHGFNMTALVMRLSAHVNGVSREHGRVSREMWQHFWPGLPADQVPIRSVTNGIHAPTWVSPELHHLYSKSLSPTWTDTCDDPAMWQRVMDVPDHELWAARQAMKRKLMGFIRERARGGWMHGHLQPSQVLTRGTLLDPEALTIGFARRFATYKRATLLFRDLERLKALLQDRWRPVQLIFAGKAHPADEPGRYFIHEVLNFCHDHKLGGRVAFLENYEMHMAKYLVQGVDIWLNTPRFPMEASGTSGMKAALNGVLNLSVVDGWWVEGYNGANGWGIQPLSEQADTKAQDDHDAEQLYRVLEQEAVPLFYQRDRDGIPRGWLQMVKECIRTIAPQFCTTRMLKDYVGLMYRAATARPPTTW
- a CDS encoding DUF4112 domain-containing protein is translated as MEFSSVRNAESEPRVQVLPRDEAREHLITIADMLAKVMDTTIRIPGTSWHIGLDPLLGLIPGIGDVLANLIGTVILGLATRLQLPRIVLARMSLNLLINGTIGAVPIAGDLFSIWFKSHTRNAALLREAAMKLDRETHADWFYVAGIIGGTVVLLLATIAFVVWLTFNIWAMVAG